The following coding sequences lie in one Salmo salar chromosome ssa13, Ssal_v3.1, whole genome shotgun sequence genomic window:
- the rbp4l gene encoding retinol binding protein 4, like precursor: MGSSKLALLMVLMACVEHTWSASCVVDSFTVKEDFEPKRYAGKWYALQKKDPEGLFLQDNISAEYTIDDDGTMTASSKGRVTLFGFWVVCADMAAQYSVPNPTTPGKMFMNYQGLASYLSSGGDNYWVIDTDYDNYAITYACRTLKEDGSCEDGYSLIFSRNPRGLPPAIQRIVRGKQEEICMAGQFEPVLQSGAC; the protein is encoded by the exons ATGGGATCCTCAAAGCTGGCTCTCCTCATGGTCCTGATGGCCTGCGTGGAACACACCTGGTCTGCCTCCTGCGTGGTCGACAGCTTCACAGTCAAGGAGGACTTTGAACCGAAGAGG TATGCAGGGAAGTGGTATGCCCTTCAGAAGAAGGACCCTGAGGGACTATTCCTCCAGGACAACATCTCCGCTGAGTACACCATCGATGATGACGGCACTATGACCGCCTCCTCCAAGGGACGTGTCACTCTCTTCGG GTTCTGGGTTGTGTGTGCTGACATGGCTGCCCAGTACAGTGTGCCTAACCCCACCACCCCTGGCAAGATGTTTATGAACTACCAGGGGCTGGCCAGCTACCTGTCCAGTGGAGGTGACAACTACTGGGTGATTGACACCGACTATGACAACTATGCCATCACCTATGCCTGCCGTACCCTGAAGGAGGATGGAAGCTGCGAGGATGGttactccctgatcttctcccgTAACCCACGTGGCCTACCCCCAGCCATCCAGCGCATTGTCCGTGGGAAACaggaggagatctgcatggctgGCCAGTTTGAGCCTGTCCTGCAGTCCG GTGCTTGCTAA